In Jatrophihabitans sp., the following proteins share a genomic window:
- a CDS encoding DUF2188 domain-containing protein, with the protein MSEVNKRIVQRRPDGKTEVREPGASRASAIVDTQAEGIGRAREILGNDGGGELLVRGLNGEIRSQDTIKPGNDPRSSKG; encoded by the coding sequence ATGTCAGAAGTGAACAAGCGCATCGTGCAGCGACGCCCTGACGGCAAGACCGAGGTTCGTGAGCCTGGAGCCAGCCGCGCCAGCGCAATCGTCGACACGCAAGCCGAGGGCATCGGGCGCGCCCGCGAGATCCTCGGCAACGACGGCGGCGGCGAACTGCTCGTTCGTGGCTTGAACGGCGAGATCCGGTCGCAGGACACGATCAAGCCCGGCAACGATCCTCGCTCCAGCAAGGGTTGA
- a CDS encoding DUF2397 family protein — translation MPQQDALANRSDSTAAPRPTSDSGGGAAATAGATQPADSRRVVGYLLWPEADDYIAIMDVLEASVTDLSGADIAASLAAAGRELDVRTVESRLDMLTEAGAVSARSDTSRARRYVELLARNWRYTASPTGRQVHRFWRTVLAGTPTMREIPIASLNRVVTNLETLAASLGAGPADLARVDAACVDAAGIAFTSHDDLDTALVGAEDALTGLADRFDLDDEATAELKGLLVDYASRVATELDTGSARAASALRTLSAWFPALADAAVSASQARELIVAGTLSASRGGRVEDWEGLVDWFDPSTGRAARFALRLVRTLPSMHANLRRLHSSARTASSRSRALSLARAVLTPDIGVQVFQAAVGDHSWRKLYGEADEDDAGRNPSWRGGPQVPVPTLLRTQGRSGPRGRGAAPRDDAGTRAEVAAARARREAAHSAAVAAVLAWSPGQQLPEPAARAALAALMTAARAGVSGPRRTGAAGGLACTLIHTGTGIGAIRAPTWSVLLPGRIPLFHRLGQRPAPQALAVLSDLTPVADPGGRVAITWNHQPGPTTVSAGDSQEGAA, via the coding sequence TTGCCCCAGCAGGATGCGCTCGCGAACCGGTCCGACAGCACCGCCGCCCCCCGGCCAACCTCCGACTCCGGTGGAGGTGCCGCCGCGACGGCCGGTGCCACTCAACCAGCAGATTCGCGCCGGGTCGTCGGCTATTTGCTGTGGCCCGAGGCCGACGACTACATCGCCATCATGGACGTGCTCGAAGCATCAGTCACCGATCTGTCCGGCGCCGACATAGCCGCCTCGCTCGCCGCCGCCGGGCGAGAGCTGGACGTGCGGACGGTCGAGTCGCGGTTGGACATGCTCACTGAGGCGGGAGCAGTCTCGGCACGCTCGGACACCTCCCGCGCGCGCCGCTACGTCGAGCTGCTCGCGCGCAACTGGCGCTACACCGCCAGCCCCACTGGCCGCCAGGTACATCGCTTCTGGCGCACCGTGCTCGCCGGCACGCCCACCATGCGCGAGATTCCGATCGCATCGCTGAACCGCGTCGTCACCAACTTGGAGACCCTCGCCGCGTCGCTGGGCGCCGGACCGGCGGATTTGGCCCGAGTCGACGCGGCCTGCGTGGACGCCGCCGGGATCGCATTCACCAGCCACGACGATCTGGACACGGCACTGGTCGGCGCCGAAGACGCATTGACCGGCCTCGCCGATCGGTTCGACCTCGACGATGAGGCCACAGCCGAACTCAAAGGCCTACTGGTGGATTACGCCAGCCGAGTCGCGACCGAACTCGACACCGGCTCCGCCCGCGCCGCCAGCGCACTGCGCACGCTTTCTGCGTGGTTTCCTGCTCTGGCGGACGCGGCTGTGTCCGCGTCGCAAGCCCGTGAGCTGATCGTCGCCGGCACCCTGAGCGCCTCCCGCGGCGGGCGAGTGGAGGACTGGGAGGGATTGGTCGACTGGTTCGACCCGAGCACCGGCCGCGCGGCACGGTTCGCGCTCCGGCTGGTACGGACCCTGCCAAGCATGCATGCGAACTTGCGCCGGCTGCACTCTTCGGCGCGCACCGCATCCAGCCGCAGCCGCGCGCTGTCACTCGCGCGGGCGGTGCTCACCCCGGACATCGGCGTGCAGGTCTTCCAAGCTGCCGTCGGCGATCACAGCTGGCGCAAGCTGTACGGCGAGGCCGATGAGGACGACGCCGGGCGCAACCCGTCCTGGCGCGGCGGCCCGCAGGTGCCGGTCCCGACGCTGCTGCGAACCCAAGGCCGGTCCGGCCCACGCGGGCGCGGAGCGGCACCACGTGATGACGCCGGCACCCGCGCAGAGGTCGCTGCTGCTCGCGCCCGCCGCGAAGCCGCGCACAGCGCCGCCGTCGCGGCAGTGCTCGCCTGGTCACCCGGTCAGCAGCTGCCTGAACCGGCCGCCCGCGCCGCGCTGGCCGCGCTGATGACCGCGGCCCGCGCGGGCGTCTCCGGCCCGCGCCGGACCGGCGCCGCCGGCGGGCTCGCGTGCACCCTGATCCACACCGGAACCGGCATCGGCGCGATCCGTGCGCCAACGTGGTCGGTGCTGCTGCCGGGGCGGATCCCGCTGTTCCATCGCCTGGGCCAACGCCCGGCACCACAGGCGCTAGCAGTCCTGTCCGACCTCACGCCGGTTGCCGACCCTGGCGGCCGCGTCGCAATCACCTGGAACCACCAGCCAGGGCCGACCACCGTTAGCGCCGGCGATAGCCAGGAGGGGGCAGCGTGA
- a CDS encoding DUF2398 family protein, protein MPEPRRRKAWRPEADDEVAALLRRLAATPWLAGGRNDEAIVAVRRNESALRSALARMGWLLVVERDLVRLRKSPPPRPDVWAARGPKPAEACWFFLLVAAAESMPPRVGIGQLVTAARSAAAEAGVPAINDIGERRAIVAALRMLDERGIVERLDGDLDGYLADEHAPVLLAVHHTRLAHVVANPGTIDPAVDPHAWLAQVHREPDTARRMRRTLIDDTCVHAADLDDAEAAWLSQRVRGDDGAPLAAAFGLTLERRAEGAAFVVPEQGYRHFRELGPVPFPVPGTVAHAALLLVEHASIHGCTTGPGPGWRGLSGQDVRTALATFAADNISGRGGWGAEYAADPALLADRVADLLTGANLARITAAHSSRTVTDAAALTADIGSPDPEHGSEIMWWFAPVTGRWSEEGTATPVAGRHRARREAGSRAQAGAGSPSVSSQGTAAGEDLFSTIAETDAGTASWTPSAEGPPA, encoded by the coding sequence GTGCCCGAGCCGCGCCGGCGCAAGGCGTGGCGGCCCGAGGCGGATGACGAAGTCGCGGCGCTGCTTCGCCGCCTAGCGGCTACACCATGGCTGGCCGGCGGCCGTAACGACGAGGCGATCGTCGCGGTGCGCCGCAACGAGAGCGCGCTGCGTTCGGCGCTAGCCCGCATGGGGTGGTTGCTGGTCGTCGAACGTGACTTGGTCCGGCTTCGCAAGAGCCCGCCGCCCCGACCGGACGTCTGGGCAGCCCGGGGCCCCAAACCGGCCGAGGCATGCTGGTTCTTCCTTCTGGTCGCCGCGGCTGAATCGATGCCACCGCGCGTCGGCATCGGCCAGCTCGTCACCGCTGCCCGCTCGGCCGCCGCCGAAGCAGGCGTGCCGGCAATCAACGACATCGGCGAACGGCGCGCGATCGTCGCCGCGCTGCGCATGCTCGATGAGCGCGGCATCGTCGAACGCCTCGATGGCGACCTCGACGGGTACCTGGCCGACGAGCACGCCCCGGTACTGCTCGCGGTGCACCACACGCGCCTGGCGCATGTGGTCGCCAACCCCGGCACGATCGATCCCGCGGTCGACCCGCACGCCTGGCTGGCACAGGTTCACCGTGAACCGGACACCGCCCGGCGCATGCGACGAACGCTCATCGACGATACCTGCGTGCACGCCGCAGACCTCGACGACGCTGAAGCGGCCTGGCTCAGCCAGCGCGTACGCGGTGACGACGGCGCCCCGCTGGCCGCGGCGTTCGGGCTCACCCTGGAGCGCCGCGCCGAAGGCGCCGCATTCGTCGTGCCGGAGCAGGGGTACCGGCATTTCCGCGAACTGGGCCCGGTCCCTTTCCCGGTCCCGGGCACCGTCGCCCACGCGGCACTGCTGCTGGTCGAGCACGCCTCGATTCACGGGTGCACCACGGGCCCCGGACCGGGCTGGCGTGGGCTGTCCGGGCAGGACGTGCGCACCGCGCTCGCCACGTTCGCCGCCGACAACATCAGTGGCAGGGGCGGCTGGGGCGCCGAATACGCCGCCGACCCAGCGCTGCTGGCCGACCGCGTCGCGGATCTGCTCACCGGCGCCAACCTTGCCCGCATCACCGCAGCGCACAGCTCGCGAACCGTCACCGACGCAGCCGCTCTGACCGCAGACATCGGAAGTCCCGACCCGGAGCACGGTAGCGAGATCATGTGGTGGTTCGCGCCGGTGACCGGCCGCTGGTCCGAGGAAGGCACCGCGACACCAGTGGCGGGCCGGCACCGCGCCCGCCGTGAGGCAGGCTCGCGAGCACAGGCCGGAGCGGGCTCGCCGTCGGTGTCGTCGCAGGGCACCGCTGCGGGCGAGGACCTGTTCAGCACCATCGCCGAGACCGACGCTGGCACCGCGAGTTGGACGCCGTCAGCAGAAGGGCCGCCTGCGTGA
- a CDS encoding AAA family ATPase: MHIESVTLTNFQCFGPEATVINLEPEVTALIGSNGTGKTAACQALLRLFGVTAEERTVRLRDFHIAASATGSESAEDNTAGGDDEAPGGDVEVAVDPQMTTGEGADSDTASRTGPERTLSIEVLLSFPELDDDDPEDTRAVPEFFHRMAAAEDGTLKCRIRLESRWQDDGTMDGAIETTCWVIPTLEPVYDEQLRVKLPASERGRIQVLYVPASRDGARHVTAFLRGRLWRAAHWSQELRDLVTTSADELRQAFHDEPATTAIETALTTRWAELHGAGTHATPRFQPVDADITALLRGAKLVFEPDNSTTHRPAQLLSDGQRSLLHLALTAATLDLEDDIVTGSAGTFDAFSLRLPVLTVLTVEEPENSLSPFYLSRIVSQLLDLGSGERAQALLASHSPSVLNRIYPGNVRYFRLDPTTGTGTVCPITLPTGDAEASKYVREAVRAHPELYFAKFVVLGEGATENLIIPRVAQARGIELDPSFVAVVPLGGRHTNHFWRLLNDLHIPHATLLDLDFGRIGAGPARLRNACRLLIDNGIDVLSGLAGIGSPDDVTDDMDYNDMLTVVKHLRKFGVFFASPLDLDMAMLRHYPTAYKALDAHERGPGDGDATDAVLGSEFTEAAATYWIPEDAEDLENQQALLRWYRYLFLNRSKPSTHLRALNRLSRAELRRPPRFLRELVEHIRIELDL, from the coding sequence ATGCACATCGAATCCGTCACCCTAACGAACTTTCAATGCTTCGGACCGGAAGCCACCGTCATCAACTTGGAGCCCGAGGTGACCGCCCTCATCGGCTCGAACGGCACGGGGAAGACCGCCGCATGTCAGGCCCTGCTGCGGCTATTTGGCGTCACCGCCGAGGAACGCACCGTCCGCCTCAGGGACTTCCATATCGCCGCTTCGGCAACGGGCAGCGAGAGTGCCGAAGACAACACTGCGGGAGGTGACGACGAGGCCCCCGGGGGTGACGTCGAGGTCGCAGTCGACCCACAGATGACCACGGGCGAAGGCGCCGACAGCGACACGGCGAGCAGAACTGGACCCGAGCGGACACTCAGCATCGAGGTATTGCTCAGCTTTCCCGAACTCGACGATGACGACCCCGAGGACACCCGTGCAGTACCCGAGTTCTTCCACCGCATGGCAGCCGCCGAGGACGGCACCCTTAAATGCCGCATCCGCCTGGAGTCGCGCTGGCAGGACGACGGGACCATGGACGGCGCCATCGAGACAACGTGCTGGGTCATTCCGACCCTGGAACCCGTGTACGACGAGCAGCTACGCGTCAAGCTCCCGGCTAGCGAGCGCGGCCGCATCCAGGTGCTTTACGTCCCCGCATCCCGCGACGGGGCCCGCCACGTCACCGCGTTCCTCCGCGGCCGCCTCTGGCGCGCAGCCCACTGGTCACAAGAGCTGCGCGACCTCGTCACAACCAGCGCAGACGAGTTGCGCCAAGCCTTCCACGACGAACCGGCAACGACCGCCATCGAAACAGCTCTCACCACCCGGTGGGCCGAACTCCACGGAGCCGGCACCCACGCCACTCCCCGATTCCAGCCCGTCGACGCCGACATCACTGCATTGCTCCGCGGCGCCAAACTCGTCTTCGAACCGGACAACTCCACCACGCACCGGCCGGCTCAGTTGCTCAGCGACGGGCAACGGTCGCTGCTCCATCTGGCCCTCACCGCGGCCACCCTCGATCTGGAAGACGACATCGTGACCGGCAGTGCCGGCACGTTCGATGCGTTCTCTCTCCGGCTGCCGGTCTTGACCGTGCTGACGGTCGAGGAGCCGGAAAACAGCCTGTCGCCGTTCTACCTATCTCGGATCGTCAGCCAACTGCTCGACCTCGGCTCGGGCGAGCGGGCCCAGGCACTCCTGGCCAGTCACTCGCCCAGCGTCCTCAACCGCATCTACCCCGGCAATGTCCGCTACTTCCGACTGGACCCGACTACCGGTACCGGAACGGTCTGCCCCATCACACTGCCGACCGGCGATGCCGAGGCGAGCAAGTATGTCCGCGAAGCAGTCCGCGCCCACCCCGAACTGTACTTCGCCAAATTCGTCGTCCTCGGCGAAGGTGCAACTGAGAACCTCATCATCCCCCGGGTTGCGCAGGCCCGCGGCATCGAACTTGACCCGTCGTTCGTGGCCGTCGTGCCGCTCGGTGGCCGGCACACCAACCACTTCTGGCGGCTGCTCAACGACCTGCACATCCCGCACGCCACCCTGCTCGACCTCGACTTCGGCCGCATCGGGGCCGGCCCAGCCCGGCTCCGCAACGCCTGCCGGCTGCTCATCGACAACGGGATCGATGTGCTGTCCGGCCTCGCCGGCATCGGCAGCCCCGACGACGTAACCGATGACATGGACTACAACGACATGTTGACTGTCGTGAAGCACCTGCGGAAGTTCGGAGTATTTTTTGCCAGTCCTCTCGACCTCGACATGGCCATGCTGCGCCACTACCCGACGGCCTACAAGGCCTTGGATGCGCACGAGCGGGGGCCGGGTGACGGCGACGCGACCGACGCCGTCCTCGGCTCGGAATTCACTGAGGCGGCGGCCACCTATTGGATCCCTGAAGACGCGGAGGATCTGGAGAATCAACAAGCGTTGCTGCGCTGGTACCGGTATCTATTTCTCAACCGGTCCAAGCCCAGCACCCACCTGCGAGCGCTGAACAGACTCAGCAGGGCAGAACTGCGCCGTCCGCCACGGTTTCTGCGTGAACTCGTGGAGCACATCCGGATCGAGCTGGACCTATGA
- the recD gene encoding exodeoxyribonuclease V subunit alpha: protein MSSDLRVIRDTGALAEFHAAGVLDAADVHVALRITRLAAEPSPFVLLAAALTVRAARLGAVCVPLADLANVTTDLDGVDLTALPWPDPAHVETALRASTLLTPADGCLAPLRLADTSDGPLLYLDRYFRQELTIRRVLTERAARPLPTVDARVLADILNQLFHDPGDPGMSAAAPDRQRIATAVAATEWTSFITGGPGTGKTHTVARILIALHRLHRGTPRVALAAPTGKAAARLTESINTELPDDIPELAAVTVHRLLGWRRGDQGRYAYHSRNRLPYDILIIDETSMMSLTMTARLLDATTPHTRLVFLGDPDQLASIDAGAVLADIVASSVLPPAAIGATTEPSPAVTAAIPADLTTATNEDDIALTDAERDRLGTGRIRLTRGRRYGGAIDSLARAVHAGDTTAVLDILTAGTADVSWTDLNDLEGLRTDIHTSGHAMTQAALAGDTHAALNALGQHRLLCAHRTGSSGVSRWDGLVRDWVHTTPAPDDSPEGWYAGQPLLVTGNDYDTGVYNGDTGVIIRQNNGSLIAAFERGTQPVQVPTSRLNAVETAYAMTIHRAQGSQYRRVSIVLPPPTSALLSRQLLYTAITRGIEHVRLLGTQESVEAAVARQVPRASGLRSTLLGVTGPT, encoded by the coding sequence ATGAGCAGCGATCTGCGCGTCATCCGCGACACCGGCGCTCTCGCCGAATTCCACGCCGCCGGCGTCCTCGACGCCGCCGACGTCCACGTCGCCCTACGCATCACACGCCTCGCTGCAGAACCGTCACCGTTCGTCCTGCTGGCAGCAGCGCTCACCGTGCGCGCCGCACGGCTCGGAGCGGTCTGCGTGCCCTTGGCCGACCTGGCCAATGTCACCACCGACCTCGACGGGGTCGACCTGACCGCCCTGCCGTGGCCCGACCCGGCCCACGTCGAAACGGCGTTACGGGCGAGCACCCTCCTCACCCCCGCCGACGGCTGCCTCGCGCCACTACGACTGGCCGACACCAGCGACGGGCCGCTGCTCTACCTCGACCGGTACTTCCGGCAGGAACTCACCATCCGCCGCGTTCTCACCGAACGCGCGGCGCGACCACTCCCCACCGTCGACGCTCGCGTCTTGGCCGACATCCTCAACCAGCTGTTCCACGACCCGGGTGACCCCGGCATGTCTGCGGCAGCACCGGACCGGCAACGCATTGCCACCGCCGTCGCTGCAACCGAATGGACAAGCTTTATCACCGGCGGGCCTGGCACGGGCAAAACCCACACCGTCGCCCGCATCCTCATCGCGCTGCACCGGCTGCACCGCGGCACACCCCGGGTCGCGCTCGCCGCGCCGACCGGCAAAGCCGCCGCGCGACTCACTGAAAGCATCAATACCGAGCTACCCGACGACATACCGGAGCTGGCCGCCGTTACCGTGCATCGCCTCCTCGGTTGGCGCCGCGGCGACCAAGGCCGCTACGCATATCACTCCCGCAACCGGCTGCCCTACGACATCCTCATTATCGACGAGACCTCCATGATGTCGCTCACCATGACCGCCCGCCTGCTCGACGCGACCACACCCCACACCAGGCTCGTGTTCCTTGGCGACCCGGACCAGCTCGCCTCCATTGACGCCGGCGCCGTCCTCGCTGACATCGTCGCCTCTAGCGTCCTGCCGCCAGCAGCCATCGGCGCCACTACAGAGCCAAGCCCAGCTGTAACCGCGGCCATACCAGCCGATCTCACCACGGCCACTAACGAGGACGACATCGCCCTCACCGACGCCGAGCGCGACCGCCTTGGCACCGGCCGCATCCGGCTCACCCGCGGCCGTCGCTACGGCGGCGCCATCGACAGTCTTGCCCGTGCCGTCCATGCCGGCGACACCACCGCAGTACTTGACATCCTCACCGCTGGAACCGCCGACGTGTCTTGGACCGACCTCAACGACCTCGAGGGTCTCCGCACTGACATCCACACCAGCGGACACGCTATGACGCAAGCCGCGCTCGCCGGCGACACCCATGCCGCTCTGAACGCCCTCGGCCAGCACCGACTGCTGTGTGCCCATCGCACCGGCTCGTCCGGCGTCAGCCGCTGGGACGGCCTCGTCCGCGACTGGGTCCACACCACCCCAGCACCCGACGACAGCCCTGAAGGCTGGTACGCCGGACAGCCGCTGCTCGTCACCGGCAATGATTACGACACTGGCGTTTACAACGGCGACACCGGCGTCATAATCCGTCAGAACAACGGCAGCCTCATCGCCGCATTCGAACGCGGCACCCAGCCCGTCCAGGTCCCCACCAGCCGCCTGAACGCCGTCGAAACCGCGTACGCCATGACCATCCACCGCGCCCAAGGTTCCCAATACCGGCGAGTATCGATCGTCCTCCCGCCACCAACATCGGCCCTGCTTAGCCGACAGTTGCTCTACACCGCCATCACCCGCGGCATCGAGCACGTCCGACTCCTCGGCACCCAGGAGTCCGTCGAAGCCGCGGTCGCCCGGCAAGTGCCGCGCGCCAGCGGCCTGCGCTCCACACTGCTCGGGGTCACCGGACCCACCTGA
- a CDS encoding ATP-dependent helicase, producing the protein MTSPQLPSPTFNFVTKAGWVPLDVDKIEPAVDQAIRDPGNVAVIAGPGAGKTEFLAQRAAYLLQTGLCRPPQRILAISFKRDSAANLTRRVNARLPDFGGRLVSMTFDSFTKGLIGRFRPALPTAWTLRSDYTISFPKPRAVSDFITWHGQNAPADLQSQIYALDSDKFLTDIVGTWRLPSDTQTPPHTADAYMAWRWWKENYRDADPQLLEFTMINRLAELLVRTSPSIRRALQITYPFVFVDEFQDTTAAQLDFLHAVFGDSATITVVGDRKQRIMGFAGALPNAVDQYMAQFGATRYDPQWNFRSSAALVQLQQIIAGRLDSDVVEPVSKAPVEEGHVAASIWSYGNDSTEATHIAHWIATDIASSNRTAADFAVLGRQKVSDWEQRLSQELARYGLQLRNDDRKYGHFSLQDILKHDLTRYVFGTLQMAAQSRGLGEVWLEILAVFGRIRGIDDNDAELHLSNELSDFVRELRIWQSQNAPATADAADVVVRALGPAVSDVDAFVRSQHRGEDNATQLLQSIAARLAEALRGAVTWSDALEAAEARDAVSLLTVHRSKGLEYHTVFFVGMDDDRWWAHARDRDESTSTFFVGLSRAAQRIIFTTTGADWRRSGIADLYAMLAEAGAQETHWA; encoded by the coding sequence ATGACATCCCCCCAGCTCCCCTCACCGACCTTCAATTTCGTTACCAAGGCGGGGTGGGTACCTCTCGATGTCGACAAGATTGAACCAGCCGTGGACCAGGCCATCCGTGACCCTGGCAACGTCGCCGTCATCGCCGGCCCCGGTGCCGGCAAAACCGAATTCCTCGCCCAACGCGCCGCCTACCTTCTCCAAACCGGCCTGTGCCGCCCGCCTCAGCGCATCCTCGCCATCTCCTTCAAAAGAGATTCTGCCGCGAATCTGACCCGTCGCGTCAACGCTAGGCTTCCCGACTTCGGCGGCCGCCTGGTGTCCATGACGTTCGACTCGTTTACCAAAGGTCTCATCGGCCGGTTCCGGCCGGCGCTGCCGACGGCCTGGACGCTGCGCAGCGACTACACGATCAGCTTCCCGAAACCGCGTGCCGTCAGTGACTTCATCACCTGGCACGGTCAGAACGCACCTGCAGACCTACAGTCCCAGATTTACGCACTGGACTCGGACAAGTTCCTCACCGATATCGTCGGCACCTGGCGGCTGCCATCTGACACGCAAACCCCGCCGCACACTGCGGACGCCTACATGGCGTGGCGATGGTGGAAGGAGAACTACCGCGACGCGGACCCGCAGCTGCTCGAATTCACCATGATCAACCGACTCGCTGAGCTTCTCGTCCGAACCAGCCCATCCATTCGGCGGGCGCTGCAAATCACCTACCCATTCGTGTTCGTCGACGAGTTCCAGGACACCACAGCCGCCCAACTCGACTTTCTGCATGCAGTCTTCGGCGACAGCGCAACCATCACCGTTGTCGGCGACCGCAAGCAGCGCATCATGGGCTTCGCAGGCGCTTTGCCCAACGCCGTCGACCAGTACATGGCGCAGTTCGGCGCTACCCGGTACGACCCCCAGTGGAACTTCCGCTCCAGCGCGGCGCTCGTCCAACTACAGCAGATCATCGCCGGCCGGCTCGACTCCGACGTCGTGGAGCCGGTATCGAAAGCGCCCGTCGAGGAAGGGCATGTCGCAGCGAGCATCTGGAGCTACGGCAACGACAGCACCGAAGCTACTCATATCGCGCACTGGATCGCCACCGACATCGCCAGCAGTAACCGCACCGCGGCCGACTTCGCCGTCCTCGGACGGCAGAAGGTCAGCGACTGGGAGCAACGCCTGAGTCAAGAACTGGCCAGGTACGGCCTCCAGCTCCGAAACGACGACCGCAAGTACGGCCACTTCAGCCTGCAAGACATCCTCAAACATGACCTCACCCGCTACGTCTTCGGCACCCTGCAGATGGCAGCCCAGTCCCGAGGTCTCGGCGAGGTCTGGCTCGAGATCCTGGCCGTCTTCGGACGGATCCGCGGCATCGACGACAACGACGCCGAACTGCATTTGTCCAACGAGCTGTCAGACTTCGTGCGCGAACTACGGATCTGGCAGTCGCAGAACGCACCAGCGACGGCAGATGCGGCCGACGTCGTCGTCCGAGCGTTGGGACCGGCTGTCAGCGATGTGGACGCCTTCGTTCGATCGCAGCATCGCGGCGAGGACAACGCGACGCAGTTGCTGCAGTCGATTGCGGCACGCTTGGCGGAGGCGCTTCGCGGCGCGGTGACCTGGAGCGACGCGCTCGAGGCGGCCGAAGCTCGTGATGCAGTCAGCCTGCTGACCGTGCACCGCAGCAAAGGCTTGGAGTACCACACTGTGTTCTTCGTCGGCATGGACGACGACCGATGGTGGGCCCATGCCCGGGATCGTGATGAGAGTACTTCGACATTCTTCGTCGGCCTCTCCCGAGCTGCGCAACGCATAATTTTCACCACAACCGGCGCGGATTGGCGCCGCAGCGGGATCGCCGACCTCTACGCGATGCTCGCCGAAGCCGGAGCGCAAGAGACGCACTGGGCCTAA